The following coding sequences are from one Buchnera aphidicola (Nippolachnus piri) window:
- the cyoB gene encoding cytochrome o ubiquinol oxidase subunit I → MFGKLTINSIPFQEPIILFTFFILLLFSSCIFIILTYLKKWKYLWNTWLTTVDHKKIAIMYFFLSFLMFLRGFVDAIMMRIQQCIVSLGFLGFLPPHHYDQIFTAHGVIMIFFVAMPLVIGLMNFVIPLQIGARDLAFPLLNSISFWLTVSSMLLMNLSVIIGEFAKTGWLGYPPLSELQYSPGVGVDYWIWILQISGIGTIFTAINFLVTIFKMRTKGMKMFRLPIFTWASLCTNVLILISFPVLSITLGLLTLDRYLNFHFFTNDIGGNMMVYINLIWIWGHPEVYILILPMFGVFSEIVSTFSKKKLFGYLSLVWATIVITVLSFIVWLHHFFTMGSGASVNTFFSITTMIIAIPTGVKIFNWLFTMYRGRIEFHSSMLWTIGFLITFTIGGMAGIFLAIPPIDFILHNSLFLVAHFHNVIIGGVVFGGFAGITYWFPKIFGFTLDEKWGFRAFWLWIIGFFITFMPLYILGLMGMTRRLSQNIDKDFQFLLMVSMCGVFLIFFGILSQIIQIYISIKNRKSYMDITGDPWDGRTLEWSTKSPPPIYNFSILPIVTSKDAFWIFKNTSLKSCNNILYKDIYLPCNSSFGFFIGLFVTIFGFSMVWRIFWIIKYLFFGILLLIILKIFQDPKMHLISIKKIKKNEKNNFKK, encoded by the coding sequence ATGTTTGGAAAATTAACTATTAATTCTATTCCTTTTCAAGAACCAATAATTTTATTTACTTTTTTTATATTACTATTATTTAGTAGTTGTATTTTTATAATTTTAACATATTTAAAAAAATGGAAATATTTATGGAATACTTGGCTGACTACAGTTGATCATAAAAAAATTGCTATTATGTATTTTTTTTTAAGTTTTTTAATGTTTTTAAGAGGATTTGTTGATGCTATTATGATGCGAATTCAACAATGTATAGTTTCTTTAGGGTTTTTAGGATTTTTACCACCGCATCATTATGATCAGATTTTTACAGCTCATGGTGTTATTATGATTTTTTTTGTTGCTATGCCTTTAGTAATAGGACTTATGAATTTTGTGATTCCATTACAAATTGGAGCAAGAGATTTAGCTTTTCCATTATTAAATAGTATTAGTTTTTGGTTAACTGTTAGTTCTATGTTACTAATGAATTTATCTGTAATTATTGGTGAATTCGCAAAAACAGGATGGTTAGGTTATCCACCATTATCTGAATTACAATATAGTCCTGGTGTAGGTGTTGATTATTGGATTTGGATTTTACAGATTTCCGGTATTGGCACTATTTTTACTGCAATTAATTTTTTAGTTACAATTTTTAAAATGCGTACGAAAGGTATGAAGATGTTTCGTTTACCTATTTTTACTTGGGCATCTTTATGTACAAATGTTTTAATTTTAATTTCTTTTCCTGTTTTGAGTATTACGTTGGGATTATTAACTTTAGATAGATATTTAAATTTTCATTTTTTTACGAATGATATTGGTGGAAATATGATGGTATATATAAATTTAATATGGATTTGGGGTCATCCGGAAGTTTATATATTAATTTTACCAATGTTTGGTGTTTTTTCAGAAATAGTATCTACTTTTTCGAAAAAGAAATTATTTGGATATTTATCTTTAGTTTGGGCTACAATTGTAATTACTGTCTTATCTTTTATTGTGTGGTTACATCATTTTTTTACTATGGGGTCAGGAGCTAGTGTAAATACGTTTTTTAGTATTACAACAATGATTATTGCTATACCTACTGGTGTAAAAATTTTTAATTGGTTATTTACAATGTATCGAGGACGTATTGAATTTCATTCTTCGATGTTATGGACTATTGGTTTCTTAATTACTTTTACGATTGGTGGAATGGCTGGTATATTTTTAGCAATTCCTCCTATTGATTTTATTTTACATAATAGTTTATTTTTAGTTGCTCATTTTCATAATGTTATTATTGGAGGTGTTGTTTTTGGAGGTTTTGCTGGTATTACATATTGGTTTCCAAAAATTTTTGGTTTTACTTTAGATGAAAAATGGGGTTTTAGAGCATTTTGGTTATGGATAATTGGTTTTTTTATTACTTTTATGCCTTTATATATTCTAGGTTTAATGGGAATGACTCGTCGTTTGAGTCAAAATATTGATAAAGATTTTCAATTTTTATTAATGGTATCTATGTGTGGTGTTTTTTTAATTTTTTTTGGTATTTTATCTCAAATAATTCAAATTTATATTTCTATAAAAAATCGTAAATCTTATATGGATATTACAGGTGATCCATGGGATGGTCGTACATTAGAATGGTCTACAAAATCTCCTCCTCCTATATATAATTTTTCTATTTTACCCATCGTGACTAGTAAAGATGCTTTTTGGATTTTTAAAAATACTTCTTTAAAAAGTTGTAACAATATTCTTTATAAAGATATTTATTTACCTTGTAATAGTAGTTTTGGATTTTTCATAGGTTTATTTGTTACAATTTTTGGTTTTTCTATGGTATGGCGTATTTTTTGGATAATAAAATATTTATTTTTTGGTATATTATTATTAATTATCTTAAAAATTTTTCAAGATCCAAAAATGCATTTAATTTCTATAAAGAAAATTAAAAAAAATGAAAAAAATAATTTTAAGAAATAG
- the cyoA gene encoding ubiquinol oxidase subunit II, with protein sequence MNNSNNINIIHKILILFCVSFFLIFYLIFKFLNISQSRIAHTEFMLMWIVFKIMLLIVLPVFFLIFFILYKYNKFNLKSIYKPNWSHSYKIEIIVWVIPILIVFFLSYLSLKYTHLLEPRKSLRSIRSPIIIEVISLDWRWLFIYPKYKIATINEIVIPINTPIKFKITSYSVMNSFFIPSLGSQIYSMAGMVTQLNLIANSVGKYKGISSNYSGFGFSNMKFQVRVVKNEFNFKHWVNVIHRSPLKIDTSRKLFNILESNKNFRIKYFSSISPNLFNNIVNLF encoded by the coding sequence ATGAATAATAGTAATAATATAAATATAATACATAAAATTTTAATTTTATTTTGTGTATCTTTTTTTTTAATTTTTTATCTTATTTTTAAATTTTTGAACATTTCACAAAGTAGAATTGCTCATACGGAATTTATGTTAATGTGGATTGTTTTTAAGATTATGTTATTAATAGTTCTTCCTGTTTTTTTTTTAATATTTTTTATTTTATATAAATATAATAAATTTAATTTAAAATCTATTTATAAGCCAAATTGGTCTCATTCATATAAAATAGAAATTATAGTTTGGGTTATTCCTATTTTAATAGTATTTTTTTTATCTTATTTATCTTTGAAATATACTCATTTGTTAGAGCCTAGGAAATCTTTGAGAAGCATTAGATCTCCTATTATTATTGAAGTAATTTCTTTAGACTGGAGATGGTTATTTATCTATCCAAAATATAAAATTGCAACAATTAATGAAATTGTGATACCTATTAATACTCCCATAAAATTTAAAATTACTTCTTATTCAGTAATGAATTCTTTTTTTATTCCTTCTTTGGGAAGTCAAATTTATTCTATGGCAGGAATGGTAACTCAATTAAATTTAATTGCAAATTCAGTAGGAAAATATAAAGGAATTTCTTCAAATTATAGTGGTTTTGGATTTTCAAATATGAAATTTCAAGTACGTGTGGTAAAAAATGAATTTAATTTTAAACATTGGGTTAATGTAATACATCGTTCTCCTCTAAAGATAGATACATCTAGAAAATTATTTAATATTTTAGAATCTAATAAAAATTTTCGGATAAAATATTTTTCTTCTATTTCTCCAAATCTTTTTAATAATATTGTAAATTTATTTTAA